One stretch of Streptomyces sp. NBC_01363 DNA includes these proteins:
- a CDS encoding 4Fe-4S single cluster domain-containing protein, giving the protein MRVRVGGTHFPVETLGPGRRLGIWLQGCPLACPGCMSRHTWEPENGESMDVAELLELWRAALARGAAGLTVSGGEPLAQPAALAELLRGAALLRAAGTRPGATDDGLPADLLVYTGYEEPELDATRRAALAPADAVVTGRFRIAEPTGLVWRGSANQRLTPQSGLGRVRYAPHLDREADGPTVQVVVEPARASDGPSGPPSVRLFGVPRRGELTYFERQLRERGLRLRGRSWRP; this is encoded by the coding sequence ATGCGGGTCAGGGTCGGCGGGACGCACTTCCCGGTGGAGACGCTGGGGCCGGGCCGACGGCTGGGCATCTGGCTGCAGGGCTGTCCGCTGGCGTGCCCCGGTTGCATGTCGCGGCACACCTGGGAGCCGGAGAACGGCGAATCCATGGACGTGGCGGAGCTGTTGGAGCTGTGGCGGGCCGCGCTCGCCCGCGGCGCCGCGGGCCTGACGGTGAGCGGCGGCGAGCCGCTCGCCCAGCCCGCGGCCCTGGCGGAACTGCTCCGGGGCGCCGCCCTGCTGCGTGCCGCGGGGACCCGCCCTGGCGCGACCGACGACGGCCTCCCCGCCGATCTGCTGGTCTACACCGGCTACGAGGAGCCCGAGTTGGACGCGACCCGGCGGGCCGCCCTGGCACCGGCGGACGCCGTGGTGACCGGGCGCTTCCGGATCGCCGAACCGACCGGGCTCGTGTGGCGCGGCTCCGCGAACCAGCGGCTGACGCCACAGAGCGGCCTCGGCCGGGTCCGGTACGCGCCGCATCTGGACCGGGAGGCGGACGGGCCGACGGTACAGGTCGTCGTGGAGCCGGCGCGGGCGTCCGACGGGCCGTCCGGTCCTCCCTCGGTACGGCTCTTCGGGGTGCCGCGGCGAGGAGAACTCACCTATTTCGAAAGGCAGTTGAGAGAGCGTGGGCTACGACTCAGGGGGCGGAGCTGGCGGCCGTGA
- a CDS encoding universal stress protein has translation MGRIVVGVDGSESSVKALHWAVRQAELTGDTVEAVNSWEYPATSWASMMPGMPEDFDPQALATVALTETLEEALGAEGAAAVSKIVVIGNPAQSLLDRAEGASLLVVGARGYSGFKATLLGSVSLHVTQHAPCPVTVVRG, from the coding sequence ATGGGCAGGATCGTGGTGGGCGTTGACGGTTCCGAGTCGTCGGTCAAGGCGTTGCACTGGGCCGTACGCCAGGCGGAGCTGACCGGTGACACGGTGGAGGCCGTCAACAGCTGGGAGTACCCCGCGACGAGCTGGGCGTCGATGATGCCCGGCATGCCGGAGGACTTCGACCCGCAGGCCCTGGCGACCGTGGCCCTCACCGAGACGCTGGAGGAGGCCCTGGGCGCCGAGGGCGCGGCGGCGGTCAGCAAGATCGTGGTGATCGGCAACCCGGCCCAGTCCCTGCTGGACCGCGCCGAAGGAGCCAGCCTGCTCGTCGTGGGAGCGCGCGGCTACAGCGGCTTCAAGGCGACCCTGCTCGGCTCGGTCAGCCTCCATGTCACCCAGCACGCACCGTGCCCGGTGACGGTCGTACGCGGCTGA
- a CDS encoding FMN reductase, producing the protein MSNVFATEPLRIVAVSAGLSSPSSTRLLAERLAGAARERLLAEQDRTVEVQVIELRDLAVDIANHLVTGFPPAALDGAIKEVAEADGLIAVSPVFTASYSGLFKSFFDLVDNTALTGKPVVIAATGGTARHSLVLEHAMRPLFAYLRATVVPTSVYAASEDWGSSGDEYTDGLPSRIRRAGGELAAMITGGRAASGAPRTLGLDDEVVPFEQQLADLRLD; encoded by the coding sequence GTGTCCAACGTCTTCGCCACCGAGCCCCTGCGCATCGTCGCCGTGTCGGCCGGGCTGAGCAGCCCGTCCTCGACCCGGCTGCTGGCCGAGCGGCTGGCCGGTGCCGCCCGTGAGCGGCTGCTGGCCGAGCAGGACCGCACGGTCGAGGTCCAGGTGATCGAACTGCGCGACCTGGCCGTCGACATCGCCAACCACCTGGTCACCGGCTTCCCGCCGGCCGCCCTGGACGGGGCGATCAAGGAGGTGGCGGAGGCGGACGGGCTGATCGCCGTCTCGCCCGTGTTCACCGCCTCGTACAGCGGACTGTTCAAGTCGTTCTTCGACCTGGTCGACAACACGGCACTGACCGGCAAGCCCGTCGTCATCGCGGCGACCGGCGGCACCGCCCGCCACTCGCTGGTCCTGGAACACGCGATGCGCCCGCTCTTCGCCTATCTGCGGGCCACCGTCGTACCGACGTCCGTGTACGCGGCGTCGGAGGACTGGGGCTCGTCCGGCGACGAGTACACCGACGGCCTGCCCTCCCGCATCCGCCGGGCGGGCGGCGAGCTCGCGGCCATGATCACGGGCGGCCGGGCGGCCTCCGGGGCGCCGAGGACGCTCGGGCTCGACGACGAGGTGGTGCCGTTCGAGCAGCAGCTCGCCGACCTCCGCCTGGACTGA
- a CDS encoding LLM class flavin-dependent oxidoreductase — protein MEFGIFTVGDVTTDPTTGRTPSEHERIKATLAIAQKAEEVGLDVFATGEHHNPPFVPSSPTTTLGYIAARTENLILSTSTTLITTNDPVKIAEDYATLQHLADGRVDLMMGRGNTGPVYPWFGKDIRQGIPLAIENYALLHKLWREDVVDWEGKFRTPLQSFTATPRPLDGVPPFVWHGSIRSPEIAEQAAYYGDGFFHNNIFWPIEHTKKMVDLYRQRYAHYGHGTAEQAIVGLGGQVFMRKNSQDAVREFRPYFDNAPVYGHGPSMEDFTQQTPLTVGSPQEVIERTLSFRDAVGDYQRQLFLMDHAGLPLKTVLEQLDILGEEVVPVLRKEFAALRPAGVPGSAPVHPAVAARTATKEV, from the coding sequence ATGGAGTTCGGGATCTTCACCGTCGGGGACGTCACCACCGACCCGACGACCGGCAGGACGCCGAGCGAGCACGAGCGGATCAAGGCCACCCTCGCCATCGCACAGAAGGCCGAGGAGGTCGGCCTGGACGTCTTCGCGACCGGCGAGCACCACAACCCGCCGTTCGTCCCGTCCTCGCCGACGACCACGCTCGGCTACATCGCCGCCCGTACCGAGAACCTGATCCTGTCCACGTCCACGACGCTGATCACCACCAACGACCCGGTGAAGATCGCCGAGGACTACGCGACGCTCCAGCACCTCGCGGACGGCCGCGTCGACCTGATGATGGGGCGCGGCAACACCGGTCCGGTCTACCCCTGGTTCGGCAAGGACATCCGTCAGGGCATCCCGCTCGCCATCGAGAACTACGCCCTGCTGCACAAGCTGTGGCGCGAGGACGTCGTCGACTGGGAGGGCAAGTTCCGTACGCCGCTGCAGTCCTTCACCGCGACCCCGCGCCCGCTGGACGGCGTCCCGCCGTTCGTCTGGCACGGCTCGATCCGCTCGCCGGAGATCGCCGAGCAGGCCGCGTACTACGGCGACGGCTTCTTCCACAACAACATCTTCTGGCCCATCGAGCACACCAAGAAGATGGTGGACCTGTACCGGCAGCGGTACGCGCACTACGGGCACGGCACCGCCGAGCAGGCCATCGTCGGCCTCGGCGGCCAGGTGTTCATGCGGAAGAACTCGCAGGACGCGGTACGGGAGTTCCGTCCGTACTTCGACAACGCGCCGGTCTACGGACACGGGCCCTCGATGGAGGACTTCACGCAGCAGACGCCGCTGACCGTCGGCTCGCCGCAGGAGGTCATCGAGCGGACCCTGTCCTTCCGGGACGCCGTCGGTGACTACCAGCGCCAGCTGTTCCTGATGGACCACGCGGGACTGCCGCTGAAGACGGTCCTGGAGCAGCTCGACATCCTCGGCGAGGAGGTCGTCCCGGTACTGCGCAAGGAGTTCGCGGCCCTGCGTCCGGCCGGGGTCCCGGGCTCCGCGCCCGTCCACCCGGCCGTCGCCGCCCGCACCGCCACGAAGGAGGTCTGA
- a CDS encoding DUF6126 family protein: protein MSGSGGESERWKERGVALRVFVYVFATHLFAGFIWILFYVGEHAKK from the coding sequence GTGAGTGGGAGCGGCGGCGAGAGCGAGCGCTGGAAGGAGCGCGGCGTCGCCCTGCGCGTCTTCGTCTACGTCTTCGCCACGCATCTCTTCGCGGGCTTCATCTGGATCCTGTTCTACGTCGGCGAGCACGCCAAGAAGTGA
- a CDS encoding VOC family protein, with product MPFTGQPHVRIARPSRDLAAAERFWADGLGLTVLFRADAGREPGTHDLLMVGHPDASWHLELVHGGDHPVEPRPTDEDLLVLYFDGPVPEETVERLEEHGGKRVASPNPYWNEWGVTVEDPDGYRLVLCRRGWSNS from the coding sequence ATGCCGTTCACCGGTCAGCCCCACGTCCGCATCGCCCGGCCGTCCCGGGACCTCGCCGCCGCCGAGAGATTCTGGGCGGACGGCCTCGGGCTGACGGTCCTCTTCCGCGCCGACGCGGGCCGGGAGCCCGGCACGCACGACCTGCTCATGGTGGGACACCCGGACGCGTCCTGGCACCTCGAACTCGTCCACGGCGGCGACCACCCGGTCGAACCCCGCCCCACCGACGAGGACCTGCTCGTCCTCTACTTCGACGGCCCGGTGCCGGAGGAGACGGTGGAGCGCCTGGAGGAGCACGGCGGCAAGCGGGTCGCGTCGCCGAACCCGTACTGGAATGAGTGGGGCGTCACCGTGGAGGACCCGGACGGATACCGCCTCGTCCTGTGCCGACGTGGGTGGTCCAACTCCTGA